From the genome of Salvelinus fontinalis isolate EN_2023a chromosome 20, ASM2944872v1, whole genome shotgun sequence, one region includes:
- the LOC129817564 gene encoding NADH dehydrogenase [ubiquinone] 1 alpha subcomplex assembly factor 4-like, with protein MSNMGARVARFFRNFNLENRVHREIGKAKPEAAPRHQTHIDPVQSTQVTEISDAIHKRNDPLLGFLKSVYVESKDPTEAPKEVTEEKEERRPLIFSLPGDPYGIVEIIDVPKGKLSIIEALQALNNHKNAPQTWTLHKVALEYSLDLKDTKALLEHFIPFEVKIIPPKTEDAKKIKDI; from the exons ATGTCAAACATGGGGGCACGCGTTGCACGTTTTTTTAGGAATTTTAACTTAGAAAACCGGGTACATCGTGAGATCGGGAAGGCAAAACCTGAAGCGGCACCTCGACATCAGACCCACATTGATCCTGTTCAGAGTACACAGG TTACTGAGATCTCTGATGCCATCCACAAGAGAAACGACCCTCTACTGGGGTTCCTGAAGTCGGTTTATGTGGAATCAAAGGATCCTACAGAG GCTCCAAAGGAGGTGactgaggagaaagaggagcgCAGGCCTCTAATTTTCAGCCTACCTGGGGACCCCTATGGTATTGTTGAGATCATTGATGTCCCTAAAGGCAAACTGTCTATTATTGAGGCCCTCCAAGCTCTCAACAATCATAAGAATGCTCCCCAAACATGGACATTGCACAAGGTCGCCCTGGAGTACTCTCTTGACTTGAAAGATACTAAAGCACTTCTGGAGCATTTCATCCCCTTCGAGGTTAAGATCATACCACCAAAGACAGAGGATGCAAAGAAGATCAAAGATATCTAG